The genomic segment TTTTTATATTAGGATTTATGCATTTGCCTCTTTTGGCAGACTCTATCGAATTTCCAAAAGAGGAAAGTTGTGTAGCCTATCGTACCAGCAAACGTCTGTTTTTGGTTCAGGAGCAGACTGTAGTTGGACTCAACTGTAAAATCCAGACAAAAATAGAAAAATCCACCGAAGGTTTTTCCTTCGAAGGTACTTTTCCGATTTCAGGATTCGATAGCAAGGAACCCTCTCGTGATGAACATGTCCGTGAACTACTTGAAGAAAAAGACCAAAGTAGTTTGGTTTTTGTGTCCGATCCAATCTCACAAATTGATTGGAACAAAAAAAAGGGAACTAGTTTTGAATTGAGTGGAAAACTTAGAAAGGGGAACAAGGACTTTAAACTGAATTTTCGAATCAAACGAGAGATTTTCCAAGGAAAGGCAGTTTGGACAGGGTCAGTGAAAACAAAATTTACTAACTTGGGCATGGAACCACCTTCCGTTGCGCTAGGAGCTGTTGCTAAGGTTCGAGATGATTTGGAACTTTTATTCCACTTTCAAGAGTCTCAGATCAAAGGGTTTCCAAACTAAACAATCCTTATGAGACGTACGTGTCGCTTATGAGCTTTTGGTTCAAAATCGACCAAATATTAATCTTATTCTATCTGTGTGGATGGTTTCACTTCTTCAAGGACTCCATCCATACAATATGACATGGTCAACTAACTTCCCTTCTGAGGATTGAGGTTCGCTGTCCAATTCTTCACCTCCCCAGTTTGCAGACATTAGGTGTTCATGATGCCTTCCATTTTGTTCTGCGAGATAAGCAAGCTCTCTGAGAAGGGAGGCAAGCCAACGTAACCTATCTGGACTCCCATGGATGGTTACCGTATCAAAATCAGGATTCAATTCAACTGTGAGCATAGTCTGAAATTCTTAAATCTACCATTTCAGAAAGCAATTCGAATTTATGGGATTACGACAAGAGCACTTTCAGTCTCGACTCTCGATCTCCAGAACTGTAGACAAATTTTACTTGCTAGTTTGGAATACTTTGTTTCTGTTTTGCATTGGCTCAATAGAAATGAACAAAAAAATTCATGATGATCTTTTATTTCTCCTCGATTGTTTTGCAGAAGTCTTACATGAAATCGGCGAAGGTGACTTAGTTGCCTATCTTCCAAAGAAAGACTTTCGACCTGTAGAAACGCATCCCTATCCTCAACCCGATTCCGTTGTCGAGTTATTGAGCATTTGCTTTCAGCTTTTGAATATGGTGGAAGAAAATGCAGCCGCAATGTATAGGAGAGGTGCCGAGACCAATACGGGTTTGGATTCAATCCCTGGTCTTTGGGGAGAAATGTTTAAAAAAACTAGAGAATATGGAGTGAGCCAAAATCAGATTCTAAATCTCCTTCCTACGATAGAATGTGAACCTGTTTTGACTGCCCACCCAACAGAAGCGAAGCGTGCCTCAGTCCTTGGCATACATAGAGAGTTGTATCTACTTCTCGTTAAAAATGAAAATTCGATTTGGAGTACTTGGGAAAAAAAATTAATTCGGAAAGAAATAAAATCAGCTTTGGAACGCCTTTGGAGGACAGGCGAGATTTACCTTGAGAAACCAGATATTGCCCATGAAAGGTCTAATGTGGCCTTCTATTTATCACAAATCTTTCCAGAGGTTTTGACCGTTTTAGATGATCGTTTTCGGCAGGCTTGGGTTGAGTATGGAGGGCAATCAGAAATTCTTTTGAAACCAGAACTATGGCCAAAGATTTGTTTTGGAAATTGGGTGGGAGGAGATCGCGATGGGCATCCCTTTGTCACTTCAGACTTTACCTTAGAAACCTTACATGCATTCAAAAGCCTTGCTATGGAAATTCATAAAACATATCTTATGCGAGCATTACGTGCGCTTTCTTTGTCAGATAGAATGCAAACCTGTCCAAGTACAATTTTAACATCCTTAGAAAATTGGTACCAACAAGATACCGAATTGAAGGAAAAAGTTCTAAAAAGAAATCCAAATGAACCCTGGCGTCAATTTTGCCATTGCCTACTTTTGTTTTTAGAGAAAGGGATTTCAATAAGTGAGTATAAAAAGCAACTTAGAGTTCTAAGAGAATCGTTATTGTCCATCCAAGCAGATTTACTTGTGGAACGATTTGTATTCCCTCTTGAAAGATTGGCACAAACATTCGGCTTCCATTTGGCAAAAACAGATATCAGGCAAAACTCTGAGATGTATGCGATAGCATTAGAGCAAATTTTAGAGTGTATAGGTTCCAAGGATTTTTCCTATAGAAAGTGGTCAGAATCGTCAAAGTTAGAGTTCTTACTTGCGGAGTTGAATAACCCACGACCATTTTTATTGCCCTCCCAGCAGATGATGGAAGCATCACAAAAAGTTTTAGATACATTCCGTACGATCCAAACATTCATACAAAAAAATGGGAAGGAAGCGGTTGGAAGTTTTATTGTCAGTATGACGGAAAATGTGTCCGATTTACTATTAGTCTATTTATTTTGCAAGGAGACTGGCATACTTGAAAAGGATAACATGGGTGAACTATTTAATCCATTTCAAGTGGTGCCATTGTTCGAAACGATTGAAGATTTGAAAAGAGCACCTCTGATCATGGATACTTATCTTTCTTTTCCGATAGTCCAGAGGTCTTATCGAGGCCAAAGCATTCAGATTATGTTAGGATATAGTGACTCAAATAAAGATGGAGGTATATTTGCCAGCCAGTGGAATTTATATAATGCCGAGTTGCAACTAACAGCAATAGCCAACAAACATAATGTAAAATTTAAATTTTTCCATGGGCGTGGCGGAACAATCTCGAGAGGTGGGGGAAAAACACATAAGTTTCTTGATGCTTTGCCTCATGGAACATTGTCAGGAGATATCAGAACTACCGTACAAGGAGAATCCATTGCGCAACAATTTGCAAACAAATTGAATGCGGTCTATAACCTTGAATTGTTGTTAGCAACGACAACAAAAGTAACCCTTCGACACAAATACCGGGAACGAAAGCCTCATCCTGCAGCTCCTATTCTTGACAGTTTAGCCAATCTCACCAAACAAAGGTATCAAGAACTCCTTCATACAGAAGGTTTTATGGAGTTTTTCTCTCAGGCTACACCTATCGATGCCATTGAAAATTCAAAAATAGGATCTAGACCCTCTCGTAGAACTGGGAAAAGAAGTTTAAAAGATTTAAGAGCCATCCCTTGGGTATTTAGCTGGTCTCAGTCTCGGTTCTTTTTGCCAAATTGGTATGGATTTGGGGGGGCTCTTGAATATTTATTTCAAAACCAAGCCAAAGACTATGAAATCTTAAAAAATGAAATTCCTGAATGGCATTTTCTCAAATTTTTAATTCGAAATATAGAAACTGGTGTTTATTCCTCATCGGAGCGCGTGTATTTTATGTATGCGGGACTCGTGGAAGAACAAAAGATAAGGGACAGATTTCTTTCTATGATCCAAAAAGAAAGAGAACTTACAATTTTCCATTTAAATGCACTTCGTGGCAAACCTTTAGAAGAGTCTAGACCCGCGATGGTTGAAACTTTACTGTTGAGAGAATCATCGCTCGAAACATTACACAAATTGCAGGTAGACGCTTTGGATACATGGAGAAAGAATCCAGATGTTCCCAAACATTTAGAAAGCGTATTACTTACGGTGAATGCGATCGCAAGTGGGCTTAGAACAACAGGATAGTTAGATGGAAATCTTTAGCAGATTCATTAGAAAATTTAAAAACAAGTACTGCTTTCTTATCGAATCGTGAAAGTAAATCTATTGATTGAAGGCAAGGATGAATAGGTTAAAATACCTCCTATCCGATCTGCCAAAGATTTGCATAGAAAGAGACCCACACCAGATCCATTTCTTGAGTCAAGAGCACGTTCAAATAGAACGCTTTGGATCTCGGCGGGTATAGGCTCACCAGGACTGTCAATGGTCCATTCGACTCCTTCTTGGGATTCCTTGATTCTTACAGAAATGATGCTAGCAACATCAGAATATTTATGAGCATTGTCTAAAAGATTTTTGAGTATGATATTGATTTCACCATTGTACTTTGATAATGAGATTTGCGGTTTGACTTGCTCATACTGAAAGTTGAGAATCTGTTGTTTGGTTTGCCATTTGTATTGCATACCATCAAGAATGGCTTGTGTAAAAAAAATGGGTGAAATAGGTTCTGAGTCAATATGGCTTGATTCAGATTTTTTTTTCACATCGCTAAGGATGTTATCAATCGTAACCCGCAAGTCTTGGATCCGATTCTTCATAGTATCCACAATTCTTTTAAAGTCTTGTTTGGAAAGATCCTCCGCCTCATATAATTCAATCATTTGGCCAAGATTGTTGACAGGACTTCTAACATCATGTGCCAAAACACGCAAAAGAGTTTCATTCTTTTGTTTTTCAGAATTTGCAAATTCTAATTGCTCTTGGAGTTGTTGCCTGCTTCCCATCAATTGCAAATTCAACATTTTATAAAAATCAAGGACGATGGTGACTACCATAGAAAGAAAGATTGATACTGCAACGAAGGTAAATAAATGGTCCTGGAATTGGTCAATGGGGCTTTCATACTCGGCCACGATCAAATTGTTTTTATCGGAACCATAAAAGAGGAGCCCTGTCACCACAACTAAAGTTAAAAAGATATAAAACCAGCGCCATTTTTTAGAAAGCAAAATAGGATATGTAACGAAGAGCGTCAATACTCCATAGAATGTAGGGCCGTCACTTCCCTGGTTCCCGAGATAATTGATCACAAAAAATACCAACATGGGTATGTTTACGAAATGGGTGTATTTTTCTTGGAATCCTTTCCTTTGGAGTATTCGGTAAGCCCATCCAAAAATGAGAATCACCGGTACCTTGATGCTTGCGATCAAATACAATTGCAGATACAGGTCATCTAAAATGATTAAGAAAATTAAAATTGCCGAGGCGATGAGAACTGCCCCAGCAACCTTTGATTGGAGCTTTTCCATATTAGAAATGGGATCTTTCATATGCTTCTCATCTGCTTGGAAGGAAATCTTCCTTTTTGCATTTATACAAGCTTTTTTATCTTGAGAAATTTAAAACGATACTCAAGTTCCCCTCTTATTAACTGCACAATGATTCTATCTTCCACTTGGCAACTTAGCTTTGAGAGCGGATTCCATTGACCTATGAAAAAAAAGAAGAGAAAAGATTCATGTATGAATCTGATTTGACTAAATCCATTGGATAGCGTAAGTTTACGAAAATTGAAAATGGATTTCAACCAAGCTACAAAGCTCATCTATTTACTTTGTATTTGCTCCTTGTTTCACTTCCATTGTTCCGATCCTGGCCTCTCCAATGCCTGTGACCCAAGTTCCTCTCTCTATATACAGACTATGCTGGCCAAGGGCCTCATAGGAGACATGTCACCTCCCTGTGTAAACGGGATAGCCAGACAAGGAAATACAAACAACCAAGAAGATTCTGTGCAAGGAATCCTTGTTTCCTCGTTTAGCAAAGGTTTTACGACTAAGAATTCAGGGACTGATACCTTTACGGTTCAACTGAGGAGAGCTCCAAAGGAGACTGTGACCATTCCTTTGGTTGCGTCCGTCTCTGGCCAAGTGACCATCTCGCCTAGTAGCCTCTCCTTTTCCCCTTCGA from the Leptospira ryugenii genome contains:
- a CDS encoding Imm32 family immunity protein, with translation MLTVELNPDFDTVTIHGSPDRLRWLASLLRELAYLAEQNGRHHEHLMSANWGGEELDSEPQSSEGKLVDHVILYGWSP
- a CDS encoding sensor histidine kinase, which gives rise to MKDPISNMEKLQSKVAGAVLIASAILIFLIILDDLYLQLYLIASIKVPVILIFGWAYRILQRKGFQEKYTHFVNIPMLVFFVINYLGNQGSDGPTFYGVLTLFVTYPILLSKKWRWFYIFLTLVVVTGLLFYGSDKNNLIVAEYESPIDQFQDHLFTFVAVSIFLSMVVTIVLDFYKMLNLQLMGSRQQLQEQLEFANSEKQKNETLLRVLAHDVRSPVNNLGQMIELYEAEDLSKQDFKRIVDTMKNRIQDLRVTIDNILSDVKKKSESSHIDSEPISPIFFTQAILDGMQYKWQTKQQILNFQYEQVKPQISLSKYNGEINIILKNLLDNAHKYSDVASIISVRIKESQEGVEWTIDSPGEPIPAEIQSVLFERALDSRNGSGVGLFLCKSLADRIGGILTYSSLPSINRFTFTIR
- a CDS encoding phosphoenolpyruvate carboxylase → MNKKIHDDLLFLLDCFAEVLHEIGEGDLVAYLPKKDFRPVETHPYPQPDSVVELLSICFQLLNMVEENAAAMYRRGAETNTGLDSIPGLWGEMFKKTREYGVSQNQILNLLPTIECEPVLTAHPTEAKRASVLGIHRELYLLLVKNENSIWSTWEKKLIRKEIKSALERLWRTGEIYLEKPDIAHERSNVAFYLSQIFPEVLTVLDDRFRQAWVEYGGQSEILLKPELWPKICFGNWVGGDRDGHPFVTSDFTLETLHAFKSLAMEIHKTYLMRALRALSLSDRMQTCPSTILTSLENWYQQDTELKEKVLKRNPNEPWRQFCHCLLLFLEKGISISEYKKQLRVLRESLLSIQADLLVERFVFPLERLAQTFGFHLAKTDIRQNSEMYAIALEQILECIGSKDFSYRKWSESSKLEFLLAELNNPRPFLLPSQQMMEASQKVLDTFRTIQTFIQKNGKEAVGSFIVSMTENVSDLLLVYLFCKETGILEKDNMGELFNPFQVVPLFETIEDLKRAPLIMDTYLSFPIVQRSYRGQSIQIMLGYSDSNKDGGIFASQWNLYNAELQLTAIANKHNVKFKFFHGRGGTISRGGGKTHKFLDALPHGTLSGDIRTTVQGESIAQQFANKLNAVYNLELLLATTTKVTLRHKYRERKPHPAAPILDSLANLTKQRYQELLHTEGFMEFFSQATPIDAIENSKIGSRPSRRTGKRSLKDLRAIPWVFSWSQSRFFLPNWYGFGGALEYLFQNQAKDYEILKNEIPEWHFLKFLIRNIETGVYSSSERVYFMYAGLVEEQKIRDRFLSMIQKERELTIFHLNALRGKPLEESRPAMVETLLLRESSLETLHKLQVDALDTWRKNPDVPKHLESVLLTVNAIASGLRTTG